The Suncus etruscus isolate mSunEtr1 chromosome 14, mSunEtr1.pri.cur, whole genome shotgun sequence genome contains a region encoding:
- the REEP2 gene encoding receptor expression-enhancing protein 2: MVSWIISRLVVLVFGTLYPAYSSYKAVKTKNVKEYVKWMMYWIVFAFFTTAETLTDIVLSWFPFYFELKIAFVIWLLSPYTKGSSVLYRKFVHPTLSNKEKEIDEYIIQARDRSYETMMRVGKRGLNLAANAAVTAATKGQGVLSEKLRSFSMQDLTLLRDEDGLPLQGPDGHLHPSSLLDPIEDRGDSSLLSMRTSAGSADPRTEASEEDQGDKAPKKVKAVKKVPKAEPQASKTLKARPKKKTSGGGDSA, encoded by the exons ATGGTGTCCTGGATCATCTCCCGCCTGGTGGT GCTCGTCTTTGGCACTCTCTACCCAGCCTATTCTTCCTACAAGGCCGTGAAGACCAAAAACGTGAAGGAATAT GTGAAATGGATGATGTACTGGATCGTCTTTGCTTTCTTCACCACGGCCGAGACCCTCACAGACATTGTGCTCTCTTG GTTCCCCTTCTACTTTGAGCTGAAGATTGCCTTTGTGATCTGGCTGCTGTCGCCCTACACCAAGGGCTCCAGCGTGCTCTACCGCAAGTTCGTGCACCCAACTCTGTCCAACAAGGAAAAG GAGATTGATGAGTACATCATCCAGGCCCGGGACAGGAGCTATGAGACCATGATGCGGGTAGGCAAGAGGGGGCTGAACCTGGCCGCCAATGCTGCTGTCACTGCTGCCACTAAG GGCCAGGGGGTGCTATCTGAGAAGCTCCGAAGCTTCAGCATGCAGGACCTGACCCTGCTCCGGGATGAGGATGGACTGCCCCTGCAGGGCCCCGATGGTCACCTCCACCCCAGCAGCCTCCTGGATCCCATTGAGGACCGAG GAGACAGCTCCCTCCTGAGCATGAGGACCAGCGCAGGCTCTGCCGACCCTCGCACAGAGGCCTCTGAGGAGGACCAAGGAGACAAGGCCCCTAAGAAGGTCAAAGCTGTCAAGAAAGTACCCAAAGCTGAG CCACAGGCTTCTAAAACCCTGAAAGCCCGGCCCAAGAAGAAGACCTCCGGAGGTGGGGACTCAGCATGA